One genomic window of Deinococcus radiotolerans includes the following:
- a CDS encoding PAS domain-containing sensor histidine kinase codes for MTEPLLTARQLQAVIDANGDCIKILDLDARLLSMNTGGQVIMEVDDPQQCQNVVLTTLWEGEARTQLEAALDAARAGQTRTFTGEARTFKGTPKWWSVTVAPLRDEAAQITHLLATSRDITAQVRAEQAQQAAQAQLAQQAQLLEDHAQHLEQRVQQQTQALDERAAALDAFVTFTEAVGSDIDQISLARQAFAAVQANLPDASLAYYELDTTHAVWRALIWSGDVSPDIVAQIQIGIPLHAPDFAPVLQHRVPIFVDGWDAASNDVSEAAAYGAVGLVPILIGGQVCALFTVGKQTTPQWTAREQAIVRAVGRGLTVALDRAAQARQLTQQRDDLNRRAQQLETLLQLTEDQGDVADPLALIGRAQALVLGLLPPGFAAYYEVHGGLWQVRVQTGVAPSPALQAAMDAGFPVGGLPSFDLVARTGEPSFVDTYDTGADVDPDVAQGVAAHATLPLIIGGQVRGLFNVPLFESLAWTPADEAVLIATVQHLGVVLERLEHSAQLTRSNAELQTSNQELEAFTYSISHDLRAPVRHVEGFAALALKEMTRGDAGRAERHLGVVVDAATRMETLLDAVLVLSRAGRTPLTMQAVSLQKIVEQVMRDVTLIDPDHLVTWTVDPLPIVQGDAVTLQQALRFLLENAVKFSPGEARVHVWAEDRGDEWAVLVQDEGVGFDPLYAGKLFVAFQRLHTQQEFAGAGIGLATVKRIVTRHGGHVWTDGQSGQGATFGFTLPKRGPQASVLPA; via the coding sequence ATGACTGAACCGCTCCTGACGGCCCGCCAGCTCCAGGCGGTCATTGACGCCAATGGCGACTGCATCAAGATCCTCGACCTCGACGCCCGCCTCCTGAGCATGAACACCGGCGGGCAAGTCATCATGGAAGTCGACGATCCCCAACAGTGCCAGAACGTCGTCCTGACGACCCTCTGGGAGGGCGAGGCCCGCACCCAGCTCGAAGCGGCCCTCGATGCCGCCCGCGCCGGGCAGACCCGCACCTTCACCGGCGAGGCCAGGACGTTCAAGGGCACACCCAAGTGGTGGTCCGTCACCGTCGCCCCCCTCCGGGATGAAGCCGCGCAGATCACGCACCTGCTCGCCACCTCCCGGGACATCACGGCGCAGGTCCGGGCGGAACAGGCCCAGCAGGCCGCGCAGGCGCAGCTGGCCCAGCAGGCCCAGTTGCTCGAAGACCACGCCCAGCACCTCGAACAGCGCGTTCAGCAGCAGACGCAAGCGCTCGATGAGCGCGCCGCGGCCCTTGACGCCTTCGTCACCTTCACGGAAGCCGTCGGCTCCGACATCGATCAGATCAGCCTGGCCCGTCAGGCCTTCGCCGCCGTTCAGGCCAACCTCCCGGATGCCAGCCTCGCGTACTACGAACTCGACACCACCCACGCCGTCTGGCGCGCGCTCATCTGGTCCGGAGACGTCAGCCCGGACATCGTGGCGCAGATCCAGATCGGCATTCCGCTGCACGCGCCTGACTTCGCCCCCGTCCTCCAGCACCGCGTTCCGATCTTCGTGGACGGGTGGGACGCGGCCAGCAACGACGTGTCGGAAGCCGCTGCCTACGGCGCGGTCGGGCTCGTGCCCATCCTGATCGGCGGGCAGGTCTGCGCCCTGTTCACCGTCGGGAAGCAGACGACGCCCCAGTGGACGGCCCGGGAGCAGGCCATCGTGCGGGCCGTCGGCCGCGGGCTCACGGTCGCGTTGGACCGCGCGGCTCAAGCCCGCCAGTTGACGCAGCAGCGGGACGACCTGAACCGCCGCGCGCAGCAACTGGAAACGCTGCTGCAGTTGACGGAAGATCAGGGGGACGTGGCCGATCCCCTCGCCCTGATCGGGCGGGCGCAGGCGTTGGTCCTCGGGCTCCTCCCGCCGGGCTTCGCGGCGTACTACGAAGTCCACGGCGGCCTGTGGCAGGTTCGCGTGCAAACCGGGGTGGCCCCTTCCCCCGCCCTCCAGGCCGCAATGGACGCTGGCTTTCCCGTCGGCGGGCTCCCCAGCTTCGATCTGGTGGCCCGGACGGGCGAGCCGAGCTTCGTGGACACCTACGATACGGGCGCCGATGTCGACCCGGACGTGGCACAGGGCGTGGCGGCCCACGCGACGTTGCCCCTCATCATCGGCGGGCAGGTCCGAGGCCTGTTCAACGTGCCGCTCTTCGAATCACTCGCCTGGACGCCCGCAGATGAAGCCGTGCTGATCGCGACCGTGCAACACCTGGGGGTGGTGCTTGAGCGTCTGGAACACAGTGCCCAGCTGACCCGCTCCAATGCGGAGTTGCAGACGTCCAATCAGGAACTGGAGGCCTTCACGTACAGCATCTCTCACGACCTGCGCGCCCCGGTGCGGCACGTGGAGGGCTTCGCGGCGCTGGCCCTGAAGGAAATGACCCGGGGGGACGCAGGCCGTGCGGAGCGGCACCTGGGCGTGGTGGTGGACGCCGCCACGCGCATGGAGACCCTGCTGGACGCCGTGCTGGTTCTCTCCCGGGCGGGCCGGACCCCGCTCACGATGCAGGCGGTGTCGCTGCAGAAGATCGTGGAACAGGTCATGCGGGACGTGACGCTCATCGACCCGGATCACCTGGTCACGTGGACGGTGGACCCGCTCCCGATCGTGCAGGGCGACGCCGTGACGCTCCAGCAGGCCCTGCGGTTCCTGCTGGAAAACGCCGTGAAGTTCAGCCCCGGTGAGGCGCGGGTGCACGTCTGGGCGGAGGACCGCGGGGATGAGTGGGCCGTCCTCGTGCAGGACGAGGGGGTCGGGTTTGACCCGCTGTACGC
- a CDS encoding MFS transporter has product MTARPASTRPLVWTLALLCTVSYGALYYAQPLLAVATEHATGWTRVQTGLAFTAALLVSAVLAPRVGRHLDQRGGRHLLSGGALCGAAAFVILALTRDYGVFLCAWLLAGLAMTLTFYEAAFTVLGQHVAGARRTRATLTVTLVAGLASTIFVPLTTLLLDTAGLRGALFGLAGLLLAVAGLAWWKVPDREVEPASQATGPFTPDRAAWQLAASLTLARIVTVGVGLQLAPLLLASGYRPGEAAALTGLLGLSALPGRVVFVPCLRWVGPVPLTITLMGLLAAGTGLLLSGSTALKVTGIVLFGLASGALTLARSELLVRGYPSGLYGAVNGWLARPVNLAQALTPVLMGGLYLWTGGYRVSLLLLSGVGAVAAWLVSGVNGRTEARQSQGARAIQK; this is encoded by the coding sequence ATGACCGCCAGGCCAGCGTCCACGCGTCCGCTCGTGTGGACGCTGGCCCTGCTGTGTACCGTGAGCTACGGCGCGTTGTACTACGCCCAGCCGCTCCTGGCGGTCGCCACCGAGCACGCCACCGGCTGGACCCGCGTGCAGACCGGCCTGGCGTTCACCGCGGCGCTGCTCGTGAGTGCCGTCCTTGCTCCCAGGGTGGGCCGGCACCTCGACCAGCGGGGCGGCCGCCACCTCCTGAGCGGTGGGGCGCTCTGCGGAGCCGCCGCGTTCGTCATCCTGGCGCTGACCCGTGACTACGGGGTGTTTCTCTGCGCCTGGCTCCTGGCTGGTCTGGCGATGACGCTGACGTTCTACGAGGCGGCCTTTACCGTGCTGGGGCAGCATGTGGCCGGGGCGCGGCGCACCCGGGCCACGCTGACGGTGACCCTGGTGGCTGGGCTGGCGAGCACCATCTTCGTTCCACTGACGACGCTGCTACTGGATACTGCGGGCCTGCGTGGGGCGCTGTTCGGACTGGCGGGACTGCTCCTGGCGGTGGCGGGCCTGGCGTGGTGGAAGGTACCGGACCGGGAAGTGGAACCAGCCTCTCAGGCCACCGGTCCCTTCACCCCGGACCGCGCCGCTTGGCAGCTGGCGGCGAGCCTGACGCTCGCGCGGATCGTGACGGTCGGCGTGGGCCTGCAACTGGCGCCCCTGCTGCTCGCCAGCGGGTACCGCCCGGGAGAGGCCGCGGCGCTGACCGGTCTGCTCGGCCTGAGCGCCCTGCCGGGCCGGGTGGTGTTCGTGCCGTGCCTGCGCTGGGTGGGCCCGGTGCCCCTGACCATCACGCTGATGGGCCTGCTGGCCGCAGGGACAGGCTTACTCCTGAGTGGCTCCACAGCGCTGAAGGTCACCGGGATCGTACTGTTCGGCCTGGCGAGTGGGGCGCTCACGCTGGCCCGCTCGGAGCTGCTGGTGCGGGGGTACCCGTCGGGCCTCTACGGTGCCGTGAACGGATGGCTGGCGCGGCCGGTGAATCTCGCCCAGGCCCTCACGCCTGTGCTGATGGGAGGGCTGTACCTGTGGACAGGCGGCTACCGGGTGTCGCTGCTGCTGCTCAGTGGCGTGGGAGCAGTGGCCGCGTGGCTCGTAAGTGGCGTCAATGGGCGGACGGAGGCGCGGCAGTCCCAAGGGGCGCGAGCGATTCAGAAGTGA
- a CDS encoding DUF6428 family protein yields the protein MTQTAPIPGLSEHTSTATLITALRTLPQRPLQFHLHGEVLVPAGYHVTEVKAVTIEAMDCGGKANAWRETVIQLMDGSAEEAQAGFMTNQKFLAIYDRVVKHIPVRAEAEVRFEYGNATTPALQYHVTHVDTQPDMITVHLRTPGVQCKAGDACGTATEAASESCEPATGCCAPQAPITLR from the coding sequence ATGACCCAGACTGCCCCCATTCCCGGCCTCAGCGAGCACACTTCCACCGCCACCCTAATCACCGCCCTGCGCACCCTGCCCCAGCGGCCCCTCCAGTTCCACCTGCACGGCGAAGTGCTCGTGCCCGCGGGCTACCACGTGACCGAGGTCAAGGCCGTCACCATTGAAGCCATGGACTGCGGCGGGAAAGCCAACGCCTGGCGCGAGACGGTCATTCAGCTGATGGACGGCAGTGCCGAAGAGGCCCAGGCCGGGTTCATGACCAATCAGAAGTTCCTGGCCATCTACGACCGCGTCGTCAAGCACATCCCAGTGCGCGCAGAGGCCGAAGTGCGGTTCGAGTACGGAAACGCCACGACCCCAGCCCTGCAGTACCACGTCACCCACGTGGACACTCAGCCTGACATGATCACGGTGCATCTGCGGACCCCAGGCGTGCAGTGCAAAGCGGGGGACGCCTGCGGCACGGCCACCGAGGCGGCCAGTGAAAGCTGTGAGCCCGCTACCGGCTGCTGCGCGCCCCAGGCGCCCATCACCCTCCGCTGA
- a CDS encoding ArsR/SmtB family transcription factor has product MDFDGTAAVFKALGDVHRLKALHFLATADAGCCSTGQGVCTCDVQERLGLSQPTTSHHMKILVEAGLVTSEKRGKWTYYTLSAQGLHLAHTALDTLLAAVPHFQKEAV; this is encoded by the coding sequence ATGGACTTCGATGGAACAGCAGCCGTGTTCAAAGCGCTGGGCGACGTGCACCGCCTCAAGGCCCTGCACTTCCTGGCCACCGCCGACGCGGGCTGCTGCTCCACCGGGCAGGGCGTCTGCACCTGCGACGTCCAGGAACGCCTTGGCCTGAGTCAGCCCACCACCAGCCACCACATGAAAATCCTCGTCGAGGCCGGGCTCGTCACAAGCGAGAAGCGCGGCAAATGGACGTACTACACCCTCAGCGCCCAGGGCCTGCACCTCGCCCACACGGCCCTGGACACGCTCCTCGCGGCGGTACCCCACTTCCAGAAGGAGGCCGTATGA
- a CDS encoding NAD(P)-binding domain-containing protein gives MTNRLDALVIGAGQAGLAAAYHLRGHGLRFQILEAGPRPVGSWPQHYASLKLFSPARHASLPGWPFPGNPERYPTRDEVVAYLEAYASHFGFPMETGAEVAQVLPDGEGFRVLCADGRTFRSRAVVAATGTFRRPFVPELPGRAFFKGRVLHSLAYQEPAPFAGQRVLVVGAGNSAVQIAVELAGVAHVTLATRTRVQFTPQRPLGRDIHDWLTWARVDQLTLGHLRRLPSPRNVFDPGRYRAAFREGRLDQRAMFTRLTAFGVVWPDGQEERVDAVIFATGYRANLEFLRGTGALDRQGEPVQRLGVSRTVPGLYYVGLSGQRALSSATLRGAGQDAAVVVRHLARRRAVR, from the coding sequence ATGACCAATCGACTGGACGCCCTGGTCATCGGTGCTGGGCAGGCTGGACTCGCCGCGGCGTATCACCTGCGGGGTCACGGTCTGCGGTTCCAGATACTGGAAGCCGGTCCAAGGCCGGTCGGGTCCTGGCCGCAGCATTACGCGAGCCTGAAGCTGTTTTCCCCTGCACGGCACGCGTCTCTGCCCGGCTGGCCCTTCCCCGGGAACCCGGAGCGGTATCCCACGCGGGATGAGGTCGTGGCGTACCTGGAGGCCTACGCCTCCCATTTCGGGTTTCCCATGGAGACGGGAGCCGAGGTGGCGCAGGTGCTGCCCGACGGGGAGGGCTTCCGGGTGCTGTGTGCGGATGGACGCACCTTCCGGTCGCGCGCGGTCGTGGCGGCCACGGGGACGTTTCGCCGTCCGTTTGTGCCTGAGCTTCCAGGCCGAGCGTTCTTCAAAGGGCGGGTGCTGCACTCCCTGGCGTATCAGGAGCCGGCGCCCTTCGCGGGGCAGCGGGTGCTGGTGGTGGGGGCGGGGAACTCGGCGGTGCAGATCGCCGTGGAGCTGGCGGGCGTCGCCCACGTTACCCTGGCGACCCGAACGCGGGTGCAGTTCACGCCGCAGCGGCCGCTGGGCCGGGATATCCACGATTGGTTGACCTGGGCGCGGGTGGATCAGTTGACCCTGGGGCACCTCCGGCGCCTGCCGTCTCCCCGGAATGTCTTTGATCCGGGACGGTACCGGGCGGCGTTCCGGGAGGGCCGCCTGGATCAGCGGGCGATGTTCACGCGGTTGACGGCTTTTGGCGTCGTGTGGCCGGATGGTCAGGAGGAGCGGGTGGACGCGGTGATCTTCGCAACGGGGTACCGGGCGAATCTGGAGTTCCTGCGCGGCACCGGGGCACTGGACCGGCAGGGGGAGCCGGTGCAGCGCCTGGGTGTGAGTCGGACGGTGCCGGGGCTGTACTACGTGGGGTTGAGTGGGCAGCGGGCGCTGTCGTCCGCGACGTTGCGGGGCGCGGGGCAGGACGCGGCCGTCGTGGTCCGGCACCTGGCGCGAAGAAGAGCGGTCAGGTGA
- the arsN2 gene encoding arsenic resistance N-acetyltransferase ArsN2 has translation MRHAVTFREAAAAELPILEALLIAAELSLEGVHAHLADFVLAVQGDDVLGVAGLEQYGPHGLLRSVAVRADHQGFGLGLALTREMIERATAGELETLTLLTTTAAGFFPKLGFRPVTRDALPAALQASSQLQGGCPSSAVVLQLALPQRGPS, from the coding sequence ATGCGCCACGCCGTGACCTTCCGTGAAGCGGCGGCCGCCGAGCTGCCGATCCTTGAGGCCCTCCTGATCGCGGCTGAACTATCGCTGGAGGGCGTGCATGCTCATCTCGCCGACTTCGTGCTGGCGGTCCAGGGAGACGACGTGCTGGGGGTGGCGGGCCTGGAACAGTACGGTCCGCACGGGCTGCTGCGCTCGGTGGCGGTGCGTGCCGATCACCAGGGTTTCGGGCTCGGACTGGCCCTGACGCGGGAGATGATCGAGCGGGCCACGGCGGGGGAGCTGGAGACCCTGACGCTGCTCACCACGACGGCCGCAGGTTTCTTCCCGAAGCTCGGCTTCCGCCCGGTTACGCGCGACGCGCTGCCGGCCGCACTCCAGGCGTCGTCCCAGCTGCAAGGGGGATGTCCGTCCTCCGCTGTGGTCCTGCAGCTGGCACTCCCGCAACGGGGCCCGTCATGA
- a CDS encoding MarR family winged helix-turn-helix transcriptional regulator, whose protein sequence is MTQDPSDLLRRITRLHTTLQQHTASCCGIHSLTRCQVLTTLGRAGPLTLADLGRQLGADKAWMSRNVDELVREGLVDKQAGQTDRRVVVLTLTPAGHAQVRRLNTELCQQSARLLGRVPQVEQANVLRALELLADALEAECACAAEDGGACATP, encoded by the coding sequence ATGACCCAGGACCCCAGCGACCTGCTGCGCCGCATCACGCGGCTTCACACCACCCTCCAGCAGCACACCGCCAGCTGCTGCGGCATTCACAGCCTCACCCGCTGCCAGGTCCTCACCACCCTCGGCCGCGCAGGCCCCCTGACCCTCGCGGATCTCGGCCGCCAACTCGGGGCCGACAAGGCCTGGATGAGCCGCAACGTGGATGAACTGGTCCGGGAAGGCCTGGTCGACAAGCAGGCAGGCCAGACCGACCGGCGCGTGGTGGTGCTCACCCTGACCCCAGCCGGCCACGCGCAGGTTCGCCGCCTGAACACGGAACTGTGCCAGCAGTCCGCTCGCCTGCTGGGCCGGGTGCCCCAAGTCGAACAGGCCAACGTGCTGCGGGCCCTGGAACTCCTGGCGGACGCCCTCGAAGCCGAATGCGCCTGCGCCGCAGAGGACGGTGGGGCATGCGCCACGCCGTGA